From the Vespa velutina chromosome 5, iVesVel2.1, whole genome shotgun sequence genome, the window GGAAAGATATTCTGAAAAATCTTCGATAATTTCACCTCgaaaaacaaaggaagaaCAATCCAGTAACAATCGAAATCGTTCAGAGATTTGATTTTGTTGACATCGCACGTAACCAACGAGCGCCAATTCAAAATTTaagactaaaaaaaaatatattgtataaattattcaagaaatGTGATAtacgagattaaaattttaatgtattggaattttataataaaattattttaagtttttcgCGCGTTTcagtctttttaatgtttaaacaaatgtactattgtttaaatattagtttattgtactCCATGTACAacagaaattaattatcgaaaaattatcgaaagtattaatttataagttttcacgtttaaaaagagaaagtttctATATTTACGCGTcagagaacaaaagaaaactaactcgatCATCGTCAAAGTCAAAAAAAGCGCATTTATGTTTGTAATACACAAGGCCAACTACCCCgggattaaaatttttaaatattaaaattttaaactaaaattattttaaatttctcgcGCGCTACgacttttgtaatatttaaatgaatgtacgattgtttaaatattagtttattgtactCCACATATATAGCGTATAttgtttcaataattataaaattatagaaaatattaatttataaatttacacaTTTAGGAAGCGAGAGTTTCAATCTTCACGCGTCGGAGTACAAAAGTAAACTAACTTTGTCATCATCAAAGTTAATCAAAAGaccgtatgtatttatattatacagatCATATGTAGTTTTTCACGCGTAATAATCTTCGTAACATTGGACACaaatttccttatttttgtCATAGAATCATCTGTCCGAAGATTGACCGAGTGAGTTAGCATAATTTCTTCGTGCGAGCATTGTAAAAACGCATTTCTTTGCATTTGTAAAATTTCAGAAAATCTTAATATCAACTATTTACGCACTAAACAAGCAGGCTATCGCTACTTTACAGCATACATACACCATTCAAGCGTGTATATGAAAATCAGTAGTGGATGTAcgagctttttctctttcgccgTAAATTTCGAAGGGCGCCACAACATAAAACTTTTTCTACGCGAAAAATATCGTAAAGTATTTACGCCAACAATAAGAATTAACGTAACAATAAGAAGTaatttttgatcgattttgATAAACGAAGTCTCACTTTAAAGACGAAGATTTTTTCTAGGATATATCTTTTccgaattttttaaaaagcttAAACTAACTTTTTGAAGTGCATAAATTATTctcgaaaaaataatagtcgTGTTAAAAAATGGTAACACAactttttttaagaaacataaaatttttcaaaaatttaaaaaagatatattctatattaaacTTTcctctttaaaatgagatcttgttcattaaaatcgCTCAAAAATTGCGTCTGTTCTCATTGATGGTGTAAACCATTATAAAATCAGGGCTAGTGAACAGCCTTAAAATGAGAGCTTATTCATCAAAATCGTTCAAAAATTATGTCTATACTAATTGAAgccttaaattattataaaaccaGGAGTGATGAACAGCCTTAACAATTACATCTGTATAGacttattatatgtaaatggcataaaaaatacaaataattataataataacaattgatttaataatattatatttgctaAGGacgtttttatttaacttaCATAGATATGGTGTACTTATAGTAACTAGATTTGACGATAACTGCGAATATAAAAGGTGCgtttagattattatattatatttttgatggCAAGGGTAGAAAGGGtggtaattaatatattatattgtaggTATATAAGTGGAAGATGTAATACTGCTTCTTAGTAATGTATCCGAAGCATGTTGTCCAATAGTGCCCTTTTTAGAGCTACGCTTATGAGGAAGAAGATTAAGTGGCGGTAAATTCGGATGTTCTATTCTCGTCGGAGAACTTACATGAGGGCGTAATGTACCCCTTTGTATCGTAAGAATAcctaaatttaaaataattatttccagaaatattatataaacaattgtattatatattttttatataaatatattatataaaaaattgtatattatagtttttatataattaatattatatataaaaaattgttattatattaataagctaaattttatttatttatttattttatatatatattacctgCATCACTTGGTTCCAAAACATCGTTCAATTGATAATACTCCGTTTTTACTGATAAGGGCTCTTCGTAATCCACAAAAGCAGTATTATCAAAAGCTTTATCGTCCTTTGGACGGACATGTACTGGAGTTGTAACCGGAGGATCGGCATAcgtctaaaatatatatttcgacgtttattaattaaatattaaatagatcAACCTTTTAATATAGCTTTTCTCAGATAGAAAATCTAGCCTgctattctattttcttaattaatttaactaaTTACCTACCATGTGTCTACAAATCATGCTTCTTATATGATCTAATATAGACAATGGCGGtcaaaaaatttgttcatcATTAAAATGTAGGACAGGTGCTTCGaggtatatgtaaaaaaaaaactattactatacaataattttattaataaacaaaaagaaataaaagagatgacAAAATAATTAGCAAATATGCAAAGTCAAATCTGTCTTTCGtgagttttttgttttttgaataATTGTCAATAATTGTCTTTTCGTAGCGTCATAGCATTTGACCACCACTGTTTTCATATATGTAAGACAGGTTCGATCTATAAAAtgacgtaaaaataaatatcacagTGGACAAattctgtaaaatatattgaaactttttatgtgcataaaaaataaattgtactttcaaaagacatatatatacgtatattatcaTACTGCGATTTTTATTCCGTCATAGATCATCACACGGTCCtatactatttttttgttctgtttttctttttttttttttttttcatttgcattCAAAAGCAGCATCGTATACAAACGTAAGATTGTTAAATTGCCTTCAGTTTTACATGTTCGGTTGGTGTTGTCGAACAAGCGCGCTTGTGAAATTGTCCACCGCCGATAGTTTCATAAGTGTGTTCTTCTAAATAATGTCTAGTGGTACCACGTGGTGTAAGGGTTGCCCACATTACACGGCTATCTTGCATTGTATCGGCAGCGCAAGGATACAAAACAGCTTCGTTCTGAATTCTTCCATTTTTCGTTTGCATCCCGGTTGTTGCATTTGGTATAGATATTACCCCATTTTTACCACTTCTGCTTCTgtcaaacataaatataaaaacacatCGACATTGATAATTCTCTTTAAAAACTTGAtactaattttttaaataactacGTTTCCTCATACCATTCTTGATGATTTATACTTTGTGTCGATATACAAGGAATATTACGAATACTtacaatttacattttaagAGTAACGTAGCCAATATTATGCCAATCAGAATGACACCGATGCAAGATGATATTAGCACTAATAACCATGTGTCGTCGAAAACGGTgcctaaaaagaaaaaaaaaagaaaatgaattaataaaactatatatttattaaaaaagaatgggAATTTGAttcaaaaaaagtaaaaaatagaaaaaaaaataaaaaagaaataaaatcagaTGATTGACATATTGATTTACCTTGTTTTGGCATTTCAATATATTGCACCCCTTCAAAATGTCGATCGCATAGGTGCTTGCAAGGACTGTCGTTCAGGTTTGGCGGGAAAGGCAGAGCGCCTAAATTTGGATAAAAGTCCGAACTTTGTTGGAGAAATTCTGGAAAAGGTGGTGGCGGTATGTGTAATATGTCTGGGGGTGGACCAAGTGGGCAAGATGCACAACTAGAATTCTTCATGATGATCGCTCCTATTTCCGAATTTCTCAtctattcgaaagaaaaaaatttttttctttgtgtaaatataattaatatataacataaataaataaaatattgtcgaattttatataatttatatatatataaaatttatgtacacatatatacatatatgtatattgaatttgaatatattgtataaatatatcatcacCTTTACAAATTacttattttaaatgtttataaattcaCACATAGTAAAAAATACACAATAAATCAAACGATGCTTTTAATCAACGAATCATTCTTAATACTTTCGTATTCTAGAAGGAGACACTAATTTGtgctttattttatatttctcagaATTATTGACAAATAATTTATGACTTACAATTTAATGGCAAATGAATCCATTAAGATCGAAATTtcgtttttgttaatatttcaagtatatagcaaaaaaaagatagtaaatACACGCAATGACGCAATGAAAATGGTATCTTACCCTGGAGTAGCAACCCTCCGTCTCCGTAGCATTACAACGAGCACTGAATTCTACGAGATAAGGGCGCAAGCGTCGTTATATTGAACGGGGGCGAAAATTTCATGATGTGATTCACTACATACGTTTTTgttatacgtatacgtgtacTTACTCGTACACACAGATACGTATGCACAGATGAGAGGGTGACAATtcattttaagataaaaattataactctttcgaattttgtaatttttccaaaaatttattaacttaggaaaataaaaaaaaaataaaaaaatatatatattttgtcatttctaatttaaaccacaaaaaagtaatatttatgatatattgtagatatactctaatatttaaaatatttttattgtattaaagGATTAATTTCTGTAGAGTCGGTTAAATACTCACAATCCCTTTTTCttcaacattatttatttacaaaattattttcgttaaaattacaata encodes:
- the LOC124949109 gene encoding uncharacterized protein LOC124949109 isoform X2, with product MVMRITDTTLLFESYCYDSLSNIEYLYICIYICSIFKFAKLLTEEKFEKKRRNIIQMKFNEKELAELSSGAADFEGRLNHKRAHKSEFSARCNATETEGCYSRMRNSEIGAIIMKNSSCASCPLGPPPDILHIPPPPFPEFLQQSSDFYPNLGALPFPPNLNDSPCKHLCDRHFEGVQYIEMPKQGTVFDDTWLLVLISSCIGVILIGIILATLLLKCKLSRSGKNGVISIPNATTGMQTKNGRIQNEAVLYPCAADTMQDSRVMWATLTPRGTTRHYLEEHTYETIGGGQFHKRACSTTPTEHTYADPPVTTPVHVRPKDDKAFDNTAFVDYEEPLSVKTEYYQLNDVLEPSDAGILTIQRGTLRPHVSSPTRIEHPNLPPLNLLPHKRSSKKGTIGQHASDTLLRSSITSSTYIPTI
- the LOC124949109 gene encoding uncharacterized protein LOC124949109 isoform X3, with product MRNSEIGAIIMKNSSCASCPLGPPPDILHIPPPPFPEFLQQSSDFYPNLGALPFPPNLNDSPCKHLCDRHFEGVQYIEMPKQGTVFDDTWLLVLISSCIGVILIGIILATLLLKCKLSRSGKNGVISIPNATTGMQTKNGRIQNEAVLYPCAADTMQDSRVMWATLTPRGTTRHYLEEHTYETIGGGQFHKRACSTTPTEHVKLKTYADPPVTTPVHVRPKDDKAFDNTAFVDYEEPLSVKTEYYQLNDVLEPSDAGILTIQRGTLRPHVSSPTRIEHPNLPPLNLLPHKRSSKKGTIGQHASDTLLRSSITSSTYIPTI
- the LOC124949109 gene encoding uncharacterized protein LOC124949109 isoform X1; the encoded protein is MVMRITDTTLLFESYCYDSLSNIEYLYICIYICSIFKFAKLLTEEKFEKKRRNIIQMKFNEKELAELSSGAADFEGRLNHKRAHKSEFSARCNATETEGCYSRMRNSEIGAIIMKNSSCASCPLGPPPDILHIPPPPFPEFLQQSSDFYPNLGALPFPPNLNDSPCKHLCDRHFEGVQYIEMPKQGTVFDDTWLLVLISSCIGVILIGIILATLLLKCKLSRSGKNGVISIPNATTGMQTKNGRIQNEAVLYPCAADTMQDSRVMWATLTPRGTTRHYLEEHTYETIGGGQFHKRACSTTPTEHVKLKTYADPPVTTPVHVRPKDDKAFDNTAFVDYEEPLSVKTEYYQLNDVLEPSDAGILTIQRGTLRPHVSSPTRIEHPNLPPLNLLPHKRSSKKGTIGQHASDTLLRSSITSSTYIPTI